In Paracoccus aerodenitrificans, the following are encoded in one genomic region:
- a CDS encoding 50S ribosomal protein L21 — translation MFAVLKTGGKQYRVQAGDVLRVEKLAANAGDTVQFNEVLMVGSTVGSPLVEGAAVQAEVIDQIKADKVITYVKRRRKHSSQRTRGHRQQLTLLRVTDVLEKGGDKSGVKEAIGARTAGASYVAEEKPAAKKAAKPAKNDAKNDGAKKADAAADEAPKTVGTRPSNLLTAARDGGPDDLKEISGVGPKLEELLHENGVYHFDQIAEWKKAEIEYMDDQLAFHGRIERDEWIKQAKELAKGKKD, via the coding sequence ATGTTCGCAGTTCTCAAGACGGGCGGCAAACAATACCGCGTTCAGGCGGGTGATGTGCTGCGCGTTGAAAAACTGGCAGCCAATGCCGGTGACACCGTGCAGTTCAACGAAGTTCTGATGGTCGGCTCGACTGTTGGGTCGCCGCTGGTGGAAGGTGCCGCCGTTCAGGCCGAGGTAATCGACCAGATCAAGGCTGACAAGGTGATCACCTATGTCAAGCGCCGCCGCAAGCACAGCTCTCAGCGGACTCGTGGTCATCGCCAGCAACTGACCCTGCTGCGCGTCACCGATGTTCTGGAAAAAGGCGGTGATAAATCCGGCGTCAAGGAAGCCATCGGTGCCCGCACCGCAGGCGCGTCCTATGTCGCGGAAGAAAAGCCCGCAGCGAAAAAAGCCGCGAAGCCCGCCAAGAATGACGCCAAGAACGATGGCGCGAAGAAGGCAGATGCCGCTGCTGATGAGGCTCCGAAAACCGTCGGCACCCGCCCGTCCAACCTTCTGACCGCGGCCCGCGATGGCGGCCCGGACGATCTGAAGGAAATCTCGGGTGTTGGTCCGAAACTGGAAGAACTGCTGCACGAAAACGGCGTTTACCATTTCGACCAGATTGCCGAGTGGAAGAAGGCAGAGATCGAGTACATGGACGATCAACTGGCCTTCCACGGTCGGATTGAGCGCGACGAATGGATCAAGCAGGCCAAGGAACTGGCCAAAGGCAAGAAGGACTGA
- the tkt gene encoding transketolase, with product MDLDARRKSDPEHWNLATSIRVLAMDAVQAANSGHPGMPMGMADVATVLFGKHLKFDASAPNWFDRDRFILSAGHGSMLLYALLYLTGYEDMTIEQIKNFRQWGAITAGHPEYGHADGIETTTGPLGQGIANSVGFAIAEEAMRAEFGDKLCDHRTWVIAGDGCLMEGISQEAIALAGAQQLGRLIVLWDNNNITIDGRVSLSDKTNQRERFEASGWRVLSCDGHNTDDIDRALTEAAQSDGRPTLVDCKTIIGYGSAKKQDTAGAHGSPLGDEEIAATRRAYGWDSPEFVIPEEILSEWRKIGSRGAAEREAWQKRVDALPAEERDEFARRISNEVSSRLAPAINALKDQALEGQHKVATRKASEMVLEVINPALPEMFGGSADLTGSNNTKTSDLGVFDVQNRAGRYIHYGIREHGMAAAMNGIFLHGGFRPYGGTFMTFTDYARGSMRLSALMGIGTIYVMTHDSIGLGEDGPTHQPVEHLAICRATPNTLMLRPCDLIETAEAWEIALETTDAPSVMALSRQNLPLLRQETGENLSAKGAYVMREASAAAKVILMASGSEVEIAVKAQKTLEAAGIPTRVVSVPCMELFREQDAEYREKVLPGGTVRVAVEAGVRQGWDWLLMGERGSDATSGFVGMDGFGASAPAPKLYEEFGITPAAVADTAKALL from the coding sequence CTGGACCTCGACGCCCGCCGCAAATCCGATCCCGAGCACTGGAATCTCGCCACCTCTATCCGGGTCCTGGCGATGGATGCGGTGCAGGCCGCCAATTCCGGGCATCCCGGCATGCCGATGGGCATGGCCGATGTCGCGACGGTCCTGTTCGGGAAACATCTGAAATTCGACGCCTCGGCACCGAACTGGTTCGACCGCGACCGGTTTATCCTGTCCGCGGGCCACGGCTCGATGCTGCTTTACGCGCTGCTCTATCTGACCGGCTATGAGGATATGACGATCGAGCAGATCAAGAATTTCCGCCAATGGGGCGCGATCACCGCCGGTCATCCCGAATACGGGCATGCTGACGGGATCGAGACGACGACAGGGCCTCTGGGTCAGGGCATCGCCAATTCGGTCGGCTTCGCCATCGCGGAAGAAGCGATGCGGGCCGAATTCGGGGACAAGCTCTGCGATCACCGCACCTGGGTCATCGCAGGCGATGGCTGTCTGATGGAGGGGATCAGCCAGGAGGCCATCGCCCTTGCCGGAGCGCAGCAACTGGGCCGGCTGATCGTGCTGTGGGACAATAACAACATCACCATCGACGGCCGCGTCTCGCTTTCCGACAAGACCAATCAGCGCGAACGGTTCGAGGCATCCGGCTGGCGCGTCCTGTCCTGCGACGGCCACAATACCGATGATATCGACCGCGCATTGACCGAAGCCGCGCAATCCGATGGCCGCCCGACCCTTGTCGATTGCAAGACGATCATCGGATATGGCTCGGCCAAGAAACAGGACACGGCAGGCGCACATGGCTCGCCGCTTGGCGACGAGGAAATCGCCGCGACCCGCCGCGCCTATGGCTGGGACAGCCCGGAATTCGTCATTCCTGAGGAAATCCTCTCGGAATGGCGCAAAATCGGCAGCAGGGGCGCTGCCGAGCGCGAAGCATGGCAGAAACGCGTCGATGCGCTGCCCGCTGAAGAGCGCGACGAATTCGCCCGCCGCATTTCGAACGAGGTCAGCAGCAGGCTGGCTCCGGCGATCAATGCGCTGAAGGATCAGGCGCTTGAGGGGCAGCACAAAGTGGCGACCCGCAAAGCGTCCGAGATGGTGCTGGAAGTCATCAACCCCGCCCTGCCCGAAATGTTCGGCGGCTCGGCCGACCTGACCGGCTCGAACAACACCAAAACCTCGGATCTGGGCGTGTTCGACGTGCAGAACCGCGCCGGGCGCTATATCCATTACGGCATCCGCGAGCATGGCATGGCCGCCGCAATGAACGGGATTTTCCTGCATGGCGGCTTCCGGCCCTATGGCGGGACGTTCATGACCTTCACCGATTACGCCCGCGGCTCGATGCGGCTGTCGGCGTTGATGGGGATCGGGACGATCTACGTGATGACCCACGATTCCATCGGTCTCGGCGAGGATGGCCCGACTCACCAGCCGGTCGAGCATCTGGCCATTTGCCGCGCCACGCCGAATACGCTGATGCTGCGTCCCTGCGATCTGATCGAGACCGCCGAGGCGTGGGAAATCGCGCTTGAAACCACCGATGCACCCTCTGTCATGGCGCTGTCACGGCAGAACCTGCCGCTTCTGCGTCAGGAAACCGGCGAGAACCTGTCGGCAAAAGGTGCCTATGTGATGCGTGAGGCCTCTGCCGCGGCGAAGGTGATCCTGATGGCCTCGGGATCCGAGGTCGAAATCGCTGTCAAAGCGCAGAAAACGCTGGAAGCCGCCGGTATCCCGACCCGTGTCGTCTCGGTCCCCTGCATGGAGCTGTTCCGCGAACAGGACGCCGAATACCGCGAGAAAGTGCTGCCGGGCGGCACGGTCCGCGTCGCCGTCGAGGCGGGTGTGCGTCAAGGCTGGGACTGGCTGCTGATGGGCGAACGGGGCAGCGATGCGACCTCGGGCTTTGTCGGAATGGACGGGTTCGGTGCCTCGGCACCGGCGCCGAAGCTCTATGAAGAGTTCGGCATCACCCCCGCCGCAGTGGCCGATACGGCCAAGGCGCTGCTGTAA
- a CDS encoding DMT family transporter: protein MALRPLPRAFALFGRERDGTRHVPGSDQTRGILILCSAIFLFTLMDATAKYLGQYYSPAQVVWARFMGNLAVVLIVFRARFFPLLRSHRPIFQFWRAMTQLASVSLFFTSLKYIGIAEATAIMDMNPVLITLGGALFLGEKIGWRRILGIAAAMIGALIIIRPGMGVFHPAALLPLIGAFTFAAGALLTRMVRADPLGTSLIWSVMVGAIASSVVVPFFWQPIQMQHLWAYGLIGVFGAASQALLIKAFSIAEAGAIAPFGYTGVIWAGVWGLLFWGVLPDIWTILGAAIIVGAGIYIWSREKQLAGQTE, encoded by the coding sequence ATGGCTTTACGACCTCTGCCCCGCGCCTTTGCGCTGTTCGGACGCGAGCGGGACGGTACGCGTCATGTCCCGGGATCGGATCAGACGCGGGGCATCCTGATCCTGTGCTCAGCGATTTTCCTGTTCACACTGATGGACGCGACGGCCAAATATCTGGGCCAGTATTACAGCCCCGCACAGGTGGTCTGGGCCCGCTTCATGGGCAATCTGGCGGTCGTGCTGATCGTATTCCGCGCCCGGTTCTTTCCCCTTCTGCGATCACATCGCCCGATATTCCAGTTCTGGAGGGCGATGACGCAGCTTGCCTCGGTCTCGTTGTTTTTCACCTCGCTGAAATATATTGGCATCGCCGAGGCAACCGCGATCATGGATATGAACCCGGTGCTGATCACACTGGGCGGGGCGCTGTTTCTGGGCGAGAAGATCGGCTGGCGCAGGATATTGGGCATTGCTGCAGCAATGATCGGGGCGCTGATCATCATTCGCCCCGGCATGGGCGTGTTCCATCCGGCGGCGCTGCTGCCGCTGATCGGCGCATTCACCTTCGCGGCAGGCGCATTGCTGACGCGCATGGTTCGCGCGGACCCGCTTGGCACCTCGCTGATCTGGTCGGTCATGGTCGGCGCAATCGCAAGCTCGGTCGTGGTGCCGTTTTTCTGGCAGCCGATCCAGATGCAGCATTTATGGGCATATGGGCTGATCGGCGTTTTCGGAGCCGCCTCGCAGGCGCTGCTGATCAAGGCGTTCTCGATTGCAGAAGCCGGAGCCATCGCGCCATTCGGCTATACAGGTGTGATCTGGGCCGGAGTCTGGGGCCTACTGTTCTGGGGCGTGCTGCCGGATATCTGGACGATTCTGGGCGCGGCCATCATCGTTGGCGCGGGCATCTATATCTGGTCACGGGAAAAACAGCTTGCCGGACAAACTGAATAG
- a CDS encoding lysophospholipid acyltransferase family protein, translated as MPDKLNSDAQSNDDPISFIDRVANAAFLAVMGLARMLPYHRRIPLVGWFFAHMLGPVAGWTARARENLSLAMPELSASERKRIARSVLDNAGRSMAEIYSGEEFVSRIAGADPLTGPGLQALREAGEQDRPVILACAHFGNYDAMRAALSAQGWPVGALYRPMNNPAFNAHYIPAMRSIAEPIFPRGRSGFAAMLKFLRGGGMLALGFDQFVHDGTPLRFFGMDSRTVLTPAELALRYDALLLPIAGVRQPDGLSFSVEVGDPVAHSDPEQMMQALNDDLERRIRANPGQWFWVHRRWKKRGR; from the coding sequence TTGCCGGACAAACTGAATAGCGACGCACAAAGCAACGACGACCCGATCAGCTTTATCGACCGGGTCGCAAATGCTGCATTCCTCGCGGTGATGGGACTGGCAAGGATGCTGCCCTATCACCGGCGTATCCCGCTTGTCGGGTGGTTTTTCGCACATATGTTGGGGCCTGTTGCGGGCTGGACCGCCCGCGCCCGCGAAAACCTGTCTCTGGCCATGCCGGAGCTTTCAGCATCGGAGCGCAAGCGCATCGCACGCAGCGTTCTGGACAATGCCGGGCGGTCGATGGCCGAGATCTATTCGGGCGAGGAATTCGTCTCGCGCATCGCCGGGGCGGACCCGCTGACGGGACCCGGGCTGCAAGCCCTGCGCGAGGCGGGCGAACAGGACCGCCCAGTGATCCTCGCCTGTGCACATTTCGGCAATTACGACGCGATGCGTGCTGCCTTATCCGCTCAGGGATGGCCGGTCGGGGCGCTGTATCGTCCGATGAACAATCCCGCCTTCAACGCGCATTACATCCCCGCCATGCGCAGCATTGCCGAGCCGATCTTTCCGCGTGGCCGCTCGGGCTTTGCAGCAATGCTGAAATTTCTGCGCGGCGGCGGGATGCTGGCGCTCGGTTTCGACCAGTTCGTCCATGATGGCACACCGCTGCGGTTTTTCGGCATGGATTCACGCACCGTTCTGACCCCGGCAGAGCTGGCGCTGCGCTATGATGCGCTTCTGCTACCCATTGCCGGGGTGCGCCAGCCCGACGGGCTGAGTTTCAGCGTCGAGGTTGGCGATCCGGTCGCGCATAGCGATCCTGAACAGATGATGCAGGCGCTGAATGACGATCTGGAACGGCGGATCCGCGCCAATCCCGGGCAATGGTTCTGGGTCCATCGCCGCTGGAAGAAGCGCGGGCGCTGA
- a CDS encoding DUF4139 domain-containing protein, translating into MRHLLASAALLAAAPAFAERFEVSAPVRAATLYPQGASVTREIGLDLPAGSHELIVTGLPAGTQPAGLRISAENAVIGAVNLQHDRALPDTAPEQEAVEAAQAEVHRLEFSLRQRDARVEAIRAEVTTARDVIDFLKELATSDGASSGDVSSLADTVSARILQARTDAIDAETRAQEAEQGREAEARLLEQARARLAALRQPPQPEAALVIAVEGQGAPATIRISSSEAQASWSPVYDLRLDTQAETLTLQRGVLVSQATGEDWSDVSLTLSTARPSQRATPSEISPWIVSIFDPEQSFAADLPGARMEMMQDGAAVMAEAAPAPAARTEFLGATAVYRYDSPVNLRDGVDSLRLNLDQKQLPLLDLVAEAVPSSDSTAYLVVDSENSLDEVILPGQATLYSDGAMVGQRQLDLTAAGDEMKLGFGAIDGIVLERIMPDRQGGDRGLIRRSSALTETAILSAENLTNRNYTLRMTDQVPVSEQEDLKVEWTASVDPTEVAPDGKRGVLVWEMPLVSGEKQEITLETSMRWPEGMVLIE; encoded by the coding sequence ATGCGTCATTTACTTGCAAGCGCCGCGCTGCTGGCAGCGGCTCCCGCCTTCGCCGAGCGGTTTGAGGTTTCCGCCCCGGTCCGTGCCGCAACGCTTTATCCGCAGGGGGCCAGTGTCACGCGCGAGATCGGGCTTGATCTGCCAGCGGGCTCTCATGAGTTGATCGTCACCGGCCTGCCTGCGGGCACGCAACCCGCCGGGCTGCGGATCAGCGCCGAGAATGCCGTCATCGGCGCGGTCAATCTGCAACATGACCGCGCCCTTCCCGACACCGCACCCGAGCAGGAGGCTGTCGAGGCTGCGCAGGCCGAGGTGCATCGTCTGGAATTCAGTTTGCGGCAGCGCGATGCCCGGGTCGAAGCGATCCGTGCCGAAGTGACCACCGCCCGCGATGTGATCGATTTTCTCAAAGAGCTTGCGACCTCGGACGGGGCCTCATCGGGTGATGTCAGCAGCCTGGCGGATACGGTTTCCGCGCGTATTCTGCAGGCGAGAACCGATGCGATCGACGCCGAGACACGGGCGCAGGAAGCCGAACAGGGGCGCGAGGCTGAGGCGCGGTTGCTGGAACAGGCCCGCGCGAGGCTTGCGGCATTGCGTCAGCCGCCTCAGCCCGAAGCCGCTCTGGTGATTGCGGTCGAGGGGCAGGGCGCTCCGGCGACGATCCGGATCAGCTCATCGGAAGCGCAGGCAAGCTGGTCGCCGGTCTATGATCTGCGGCTCGATACTCAGGCCGAGACGCTGACCCTTCAGCGCGGTGTGCTGGTCAGTCAGGCAACCGGAGAGGATTGGTCGGATGTCTCTCTGACCCTCTCCACCGCGCGTCCCTCGCAACGCGCAACCCCTTCCGAGATTTCGCCGTGGATCGTCAGCATCTTCGATCCCGAGCAGAGCTTCGCCGCGGACCTGCCCGGCGCGCGAATGGAGATGATGCAGGATGGCGCGGCTGTGATGGCCGAAGCCGCGCCTGCGCCTGCCGCGCGGACCGAGTTTCTTGGGGCGACGGCGGTTTATCGTTACGACAGCCCGGTAAATCTGCGCGACGGAGTGGATTCGCTGCGTCTGAATCTCGATCAGAAACAGCTTCCGTTGCTGGATCTCGTCGCCGAGGCTGTGCCGTCGAGCGACAGCACCGCCTATCTGGTCGTGGACAGTGAAAACAGCCTTGATGAGGTGATCCTGCCCGGACAGGCGACGCTTTATTCCGATGGCGCGATGGTGGGGCAGCGGCAACTGGATCTGACCGCCGCCGGGGATGAGATGAAGCTTGGTTTCGGTGCGATTGACGGGATTGTTCTGGAACGCATCATGCCGGATCGTCAGGGCGGTGACCGGGGCCTGATCCGACGTTCTTCCGCGCTGACCGAGACCGCCATTCTGTCGGCTGAAAACCTGACGAACCGGAATTACACGCTGCGGATGACCGACCAGGTGCCTGTCTCTGAGCAGGAGGATCTTAAGGTTGAATGGACCGCCTCGGTTGATCCAACCGAGGTGGCGCCGGATGGGAAACGTGGTGTTCTTGTCTGGGAAATGCCTCTGGTTTCCGGCGAAAAACAAGAGATTACGCTGGAAACCTCGATGCGGTGGCCGGAGGGGATGGTGCTGATCGAGTGA
- a CDS encoding cation:proton antiporter — MAAGSGGLSPVEAFALVGVAGVGAQWLAWKFRLPGIVVMLAVGLVLGPLTGIFIPERDIGDLVTPMISLAVAVILFEGGLTLNFKQLADAAPGVRRLVIIGAPLGWLLSSLALAYIAGLSWQSSVVFGGVMIVTGPTVIAPLLRTARLFNRPAQLLQWEGIVNDAVGALVAVIALEVVLVRQQELSAAEAVWTVVSGIAFATLIGFGAAVAIIKAFRESLVPEYMKVPLLFVVVIFAFALSDMVLHESGLLAVTVMGLIIANADLPSYTEIYRFKEQATTLLLSGVFILLAASVNLEMLELLNWRSALFILAVILLVRPATVLTSLAGTPIPWKERLLVAFTGPRGVVLLAISGLFAERLVAEGVQDGAVLQPLAFVLVLTTVILHGFGLKPLAEKLELSSGEKPGLIIAGGSAFATGLATALIKADVKVLVTDPNRAMLRSARDAGVPTYYGDILSEAAEHGVEFITYSTILVASDNDAYNTLVATDLAPEFGRDAIWQISRAKEDRARHSLPSQLGGQGINGGRTLAQYLELLADGWIFRNTRLTEEYTLEDWRKAREGAIPLVTIADGEVRFVGRDEKLEGAPDMRIVSLIPPEVAEQIRRESDEVSKERELAREEAKAVRKGAGSGSQHEDDTRDPADASDDEVLDENGEEPTDDAEVAADENRSESGGSDDSGAYYGGTDQAAQDGSEATPDSGNKKD, encoded by the coding sequence ATGGCAGCAGGTTCAGGTGGGCTCAGCCCGGTAGAAGCATTCGCCCTTGTCGGCGTTGCAGGTGTTGGGGCGCAATGGCTGGCCTGGAAGTTCCGCCTGCCGGGCATTGTGGTGATGCTGGCCGTGGGGCTTGTTCTTGGCCCGCTGACGGGGATTTTCATTCCTGAACGCGATATCGGCGATCTTGTCACGCCGATGATCTCGCTTGCCGTGGCGGTGATCCTGTTCGAAGGCGGGCTGACGCTGAATTTCAAGCAACTCGCCGATGCTGCGCCGGGTGTCCGCAGGCTGGTGATTATCGGCGCTCCGCTTGGCTGGCTGCTGTCCTCGCTGGCGCTTGCCTATATCGCCGGGCTGAGCTGGCAGTCCTCTGTCGTATTCGGCGGCGTCATGATCGTGACCGGACCGACCGTGATCGCGCCGCTTCTGCGCACGGCGCGGCTTTTCAACCGTCCCGCTCAGCTTCTGCAATGGGAAGGTATCGTCAACGATGCGGTCGGTGCCCTTGTCGCGGTGATCGCGCTTGAGGTTGTGCTGGTCAGGCAACAGGAACTGAGCGCGGCTGAAGCTGTCTGGACGGTTGTGTCGGGGATCGCCTTTGCGACGCTGATCGGATTCGGCGCGGCGGTCGCCATTATCAAGGCGTTCCGGGAATCGCTGGTGCCGGAATATATGAAAGTGCCGCTTCTGTTTGTGGTGGTGATCTTCGCATTCGCGCTGTCCGACATGGTGCTGCACGAATCCGGCCTGCTGGCGGTTACAGTGATGGGGCTGATCATCGCCAATGCCGATCTGCCGTCCTATACCGAAATTTATCGCTTCAAGGAGCAGGCGACGACGCTTCTTCTGTCGGGCGTCTTTATCCTGCTGGCAGCAAGCGTGAATCTTGAGATGCTGGAATTGCTGAACTGGCGCTCTGCGCTGTTCATTCTGGCGGTCATCCTGCTTGTGCGCCCCGCGACGGTGCTGACCTCGCTGGCGGGAACGCCTATTCCGTGGAAAGAGCGGCTTCTGGTTGCGTTCACCGGCCCGCGCGGGGTGGTGCTGCTGGCGATTTCCGGCCTTTTTGCCGAAAGGCTGGTGGCCGAAGGTGTTCAGGATGGTGCGGTGCTGCAGCCTCTGGCCTTCGTGCTGGTGCTGACCACGGTCATTCTGCACGGTTTCGGGCTGAAGCCTCTGGCCGAGAAACTGGAACTGAGCTCGGGTGAAAAGCCCGGCCTGATCATTGCGGGCGGATCGGCCTTTGCGACGGGTCTCGCGACGGCTTTGATCAAGGCGGATGTGAAGGTGCTGGTGACGGACCCGAACCGGGCCATGCTGCGCTCGGCGCGCGATGCCGGTGTGCCGACCTATTACGGGGATATCCTGTCGGAAGCCGCGGAACATGGTGTGGAATTCATCACCTATTCGACGATCCTCGTTGCGTCGGATAATGACGCCTATAACACATTGGTCGCGACTGACCTTGCGCCGGAATTCGGCCGTGACGCGATCTGGCAGATCTCACGTGCGAAAGAAGACCGCGCCCGCCATTCTCTGCCAAGCCAGCTTGGCGGGCAGGGGATCAATGGTGGCCGCACATTGGCGCAATATCTGGAGTTGCTGGCCGATGGCTGGATTTTCCGCAACACCCGCCTGACCGAGGAATATACGCTTGAGGACTGGCGCAAGGCGCGTGAGGGCGCGATTCCGCTTGTCACGATCGCCGATGGAGAGGTCCGTTTCGTCGGTCGCGACGAAAAGCTGGAAGGTGCGCCGGATATGCGGATTGTCTCGCTTATCCCGCCAGAGGTTGCCGAACAGATCCGGCGCGAATCCGACGAGGTCTCGAAAGAGCGCGAACTGGCCCGGGAAGAGGCCAAGGCCGTGCGCAAGGGGGCAGGCAGCGGCAGTCAGCATGAAGACGATACACGCGATCCGGCTGACGCCTCGGATGATGAGGTTCTGGATGAGAATGGCGAGGAACCGACGGACGATGCCGAGGTTGCCGCCGATGAAAACCGCAGCGAATCGGGTGGTTCGGATGATAGCGGGGCCTATTATGGCGGGACCGATCAGGCCGCGCAGGATGGCTCCGAGGCCACGCCGGACTCGGGCAACAAAAAGGACTGA
- the lnt gene encoding apolipoprotein N-acyltransferase, producing MSADTASATGKALRRRSWMGAVLNFLLGAACALGQAPWGLWPVTIIALSILFWRIGTAATTRAACLKGGVAGAGYFALALSWIVEPFLVQPEIYGWMAPFALILMAAGGGVFWAVPGWLAGRLTNDRLARVAAFAAALVLSDWLRGWIFTGFPWTILGHIWIGTPAAQAASFIGGIGLSALTVAAAALPVLFQRSHGPDWHRFLPGSIISLLLIAVVWAGGLLRLDTKITMTGKTIRLVQPNAEQALKWDPDWAQIFWERLLTESAAPPEGPPPDAVIWPETAVGFLLNQADDILPVISEAAGAPVLMGIQRAEDERYYNALIEITREGTLAETYDKFHLVPFGEYIPWGDFLSRLGIGAFAAQQGYGYTPGPGPAVMTPEGLPPLQPLICYEAIFPQHLRSVNGAKWLLQVTNDAWFGTISGPYQHLAQARLRAIESGMPLMRAANTGITAAIDPLGRITSSLPLGAMGHIDAGLAAPLGTTFWTRTGPLPVLLISFAVLFVAALRRRR from the coding sequence ATGAGCGCCGACACCGCCTCCGCCACTGGTAAAGCCCTGCGGCGGCGATCATGGATGGGCGCCGTGCTGAACTTCCTTCTGGGCGCAGCCTGCGCTTTGGGTCAGGCACCCTGGGGCCTCTGGCCGGTGACCATCATCGCGTTGAGCATTCTGTTCTGGCGCATCGGGACCGCTGCCACCACCCGCGCGGCATGTTTGAAGGGAGGCGTAGCAGGGGCCGGGTATTTCGCACTGGCCCTGAGCTGGATCGTGGAACCGTTTCTGGTCCAGCCAGAAATCTATGGCTGGATGGCCCCTTTCGCCCTGATCCTGATGGCCGCTGGCGGCGGCGTATTCTGGGCCGTACCGGGATGGCTGGCCGGACGCCTGACGAATGACCGACTTGCGCGTGTCGCGGCCTTCGCTGCCGCTCTGGTTCTGTCGGACTGGCTGCGCGGCTGGATTTTCACCGGGTTCCCCTGGACGATCCTCGGCCATATCTGGATCGGCACCCCCGCCGCTCAGGCCGCATCTTTCATCGGCGGCATCGGGCTGTCGGCCCTGACCGTTGCAGCCGCCGCTTTGCCGGTTCTCTTTCAGCGCAGCCACGGCCCGGACTGGCACCGCTTCCTGCCCGGCTCGATCATTTCGCTGCTTCTGATCGCGGTGGTCTGGGCCGGAGGCCTGCTCCGTCTCGACACAAAAATCACAATGACCGGCAAGACCATCCGGCTGGTTCAGCCAAATGCCGAGCAGGCGCTGAAATGGGATCCCGACTGGGCGCAGATCTTCTGGGAAAGACTGCTGACAGAAAGTGCGGCACCGCCAGAAGGTCCACCGCCCGATGCGGTGATCTGGCCCGAAACGGCGGTCGGCTTTCTGCTCAATCAGGCCGATGACATTCTCCCCGTCATCAGCGAGGCCGCAGGCGCTCCGGTCCTGATGGGCATTCAGCGCGCCGAGGATGAGCGCTACTATAATGCGCTGATCGAGATCACCCGCGAGGGCACGCTGGCCGAGACCTACGACAAATTCCACCTCGTCCCCTTCGGTGAATACATCCCCTGGGGAGACTTCCTGTCCCGCCTCGGAATCGGCGCTTTCGCCGCGCAGCAGGGCTATGGCTATACGCCCGGCCCCGGCCCGGCGGTCATGACCCCCGAGGGGCTGCCTCCGCTTCAGCCCCTGATCTGTTACGAGGCGATCTTTCCCCAACATCTCCGGTCGGTAAACGGCGCCAAGTGGCTTCTGCAGGTCACGAATGACGCATGGTTCGGCACGATCTCCGGCCCGTACCAGCATCTTGCGCAGGCAAGGCTGCGCGCAATCGAATCCGGCATGCCGCTGATGCGAGCGGCCAATACCGGGATTACCGCCGCAATCGATCCGCTTGGGCGCATCACTTCCAGCCTCCCTCTCGGAGCAATGGGCCATATCGATGCAGGACTTGCCGCCCCGCTTGGCACGACGTTCTGGACCCGGACCGGTCCCTTGCCGGTATTGCTGATCTCATTCGCGGTTCTGTTCGTCGCAGCCTTGCGCCGTCGCCGCTGA
- the rpmG gene encoding 50S ribosomal protein L33 produces MAKPTTIKIRLNSTAGTGHFYVTKKNARTMTEKMTVNKYDPVVRKHVEYKEGKIK; encoded by the coding sequence ATGGCGAAGCCGACGACGATCAAGATCCGTCTGAACTCGACGGCCGGGACCGGGCATTTCTATGTCACCAAGAAAAATGCCCGCACCATGACCGAAAAGATGACGGTCAACAAATACGACCCGGTTGTGCGCAAGCATGTCGAATACAAGGAAGGCAAGATCAAGTAA